The following coding sequences are from one Hymenobacter sp. DG25A window:
- the nuoE gene encoding complex I 24 kDa subunit family protein, with protein MEPTTAPAKPQFSEAAKAEIARICKQYPEERRKSALLPVLHIAQAEFGGWVSPEVQDLVAEALGLAPIEVYEVSTFYTMFNLRPVGKHVLEICRTGPCMLRGSDELTAHLERITGAMVGGPPSADGLFTLKEVECLAACGFAPIVQVREKYYEQLDTQEAVDAMLSELRKQVHRPALPWEENGLPNALANN; from the coding sequence ATGGAACCGACTACTGCGCCCGCTAAGCCGCAATTTTCTGAAGCTGCGAAGGCCGAAATTGCGCGCATCTGCAAGCAATATCCTGAAGAGCGCCGCAAGTCGGCCCTGCTGCCCGTGCTGCACATTGCCCAGGCGGAATTTGGCGGCTGGGTAAGCCCCGAAGTACAGGACCTAGTGGCCGAAGCACTGGGCCTGGCCCCGATTGAGGTGTACGAGGTGTCGACGTTCTACACCATGTTCAACCTGAGGCCGGTAGGCAAGCACGTGCTGGAAATCTGCCGCACGGGCCCCTGCATGCTGCGCGGCTCCGATGAGCTGACTGCACATCTGGAGCGCATCACCGGCGCTATGGTAGGTGGCCCGCCATCAGCCGATGGTTTGTTTACCCTGAAGGAAGTGGAGTGCCTGGCCGCCTGCGGCTTTGCCCCCATTGTGCAGGTGCGCGAGAAGTACTACGAGCAGCTGGACACCCAGGAAGCCGTGGATGCTATGCTCTCGGAGCTGCGCAAACAGGTACACCGCCCGGCGCTGCCGTGGGAAGAAAACGGCCTCCCGAACGCGCTGGCCAACAACTAA
- the nuoF gene encoding NADH-quinone oxidoreductase subunit NuoF, whose protein sequence is MGRKLLTEHINVEGIDTLEVYRKHGGYRSVEKAIKTMTPEEVVEEVKKSGLRGRGGAGFPTGMKWSFLAKPEGVPRYLVCNADESEPGTFKDRQLMSKLPHLLIEGMITSSYALGANTSYIYIRGELLYVLRILEKAIAEAYAAGYLGKNILGSGYDLDLYLHPGGGAYICGEETALLESLEGKRGNPRNKPPFPAVQGLYARPTVVNNVESIAAIPVIVNEGGDEYAKIGIGRSTGTKLISACGHLNKPGIYEIELGLPVEEFIYSDEYCGGIWKGRELKAVVAGGSSVPILPKELILKTAAGENRLMTYESLSDGGFVTGTMLGSGGFIAMDETTCIVRNTWNFSRFYHHESCGQCSPCREGTGWLEKVLHRLEYGHGRMEDIDLLVSVAKQIEGNTICPLGEAAAWPVAAAVRHFREEFEWHVTNAKEAVQPGAVFPGKAVLV, encoded by the coding sequence ATGGGACGCAAACTGCTGACCGAACATATTAACGTTGAAGGCATCGACACCCTGGAGGTATACCGCAAGCATGGCGGGTACCGCTCGGTGGAGAAGGCCATCAAAACCATGACGCCCGAAGAGGTGGTGGAAGAAGTGAAGAAGTCGGGCCTGCGGGGCCGCGGCGGCGCTGGCTTCCCCACGGGCATGAAGTGGAGCTTCCTGGCCAAACCCGAGGGCGTGCCGCGCTACCTCGTCTGCAACGCCGACGAATCGGAGCCGGGCACCTTCAAGGACCGCCAGCTGATGTCCAAGCTGCCGCATCTGCTCATCGAGGGCATGATTACGAGCTCCTACGCGCTGGGCGCCAACACCTCGTACATCTACATCCGCGGCGAGTTGTTGTACGTGCTGCGCATCCTGGAAAAAGCCATTGCCGAAGCCTACGCGGCCGGTTACCTGGGCAAGAACATCCTCGGCTCGGGCTACGATCTGGACCTGTACTTGCACCCCGGTGGCGGCGCCTACATCTGCGGTGAGGAAACGGCGCTGCTGGAATCCCTGGAAGGCAAGCGTGGCAACCCGCGCAACAAGCCGCCATTCCCGGCGGTGCAGGGCCTGTACGCCCGCCCCACGGTGGTTAACAACGTAGAATCCATTGCCGCCATTCCGGTTATTGTAAACGAAGGTGGCGACGAGTACGCTAAAATTGGCATTGGCCGGAGCACCGGTACCAAGCTGATTTCGGCCTGCGGCCACCTCAACAAGCCCGGTATCTACGAAATTGAGTTGGGTCTGCCCGTTGAGGAGTTCATCTATTCCGATGAGTACTGCGGCGGCATCTGGAAAGGCCGGGAGCTGAAGGCCGTAGTAGCCGGTGGCTCTTCCGTGCCGATTCTGCCCAAAGAACTGATCCTGAAAACGGCCGCCGGTGAAAACCGCCTCATGACCTACGAGTCACTCTCGGATGGTGGTTTCGTGACGGGTACCATGCTGGGCTCGGGTGGCTTTATTGCCATGGACGAGACAACCTGCATTGTGCGCAACACCTGGAACTTCTCCCGCTTCTACCATCACGAGTCGTGCGGGCAATGCTCGCCCTGCCGTGAGGGTACGGGCTGGCTGGAGAAAGTGCTCCACCGCTTGGAGTACGGCCACGGCCGCATGGAAGACATCGACCTGCTGGTGAGTGTAGCCAAGCAAATTGAAGGCAACACCATTTGCCCGCTGGGCGAAGCGGCTGCCTGGCCGGTAGCTGCCGCCGTGCGCCACTTCCGCGAGGAGTTTGAATGGCACGTGACCAACGCCAAAGAAGCCGTGCAGCCCGGCGCGGTCTTCCCCGGCAAGGCTGTGCTGGTTTAA
- a CDS encoding 2Fe-2S iron-sulfur cluster-binding protein, which produces MAKITFDGIEVEVPDGTTILNAARQIGGSIVPPAMCYYTPLKGSGGKCRACLVRVAAGSAKDPRPMPKLVASCVTPVQDGMIVENTTSEQVMDVRKGIVEMLLINHPLDCPVCDQAGECDLQNFAYEHGVSTTRYVEERRTFEKIDIGPLIQLHMTRCILCYRCVYTADQLTDKRVHGVLGRGDAAEIGTYIENIIDNDFSGNVIDVCPVGALTDKTFRFKQRVWFTKPVNAHRDCENEKCGGRVVLWYKGKDVLRVTARKDEYGEVKEWICNTCRFDKKETADWTIEGPAHIDRSSVISANHYELPVVNPQVIADLPESSVRDLEQNPPMKLGN; this is translated from the coding sequence ATGGCTAAAATAACCTTCGACGGCATCGAGGTTGAAGTTCCGGACGGAACCACCATCCTCAACGCAGCCCGCCAGATTGGCGGCAGCATTGTGCCCCCGGCTATGTGCTACTACACGCCCCTGAAAGGCTCGGGCGGCAAGTGCCGCGCCTGCTTGGTGCGCGTAGCCGCCGGCTCGGCCAAGGACCCGCGCCCCATGCCCAAGCTGGTGGCCTCGTGCGTCACGCCCGTGCAGGATGGCATGATAGTGGAAAACACTACGTCTGAGCAGGTGATGGACGTGCGCAAAGGCATTGTGGAGATGCTGCTCATCAACCACCCGCTGGACTGCCCCGTGTGCGACCAGGCCGGGGAGTGTGACCTGCAGAACTTCGCCTACGAGCATGGCGTGAGCACCACCCGCTACGTAGAGGAGCGCCGCACTTTCGAGAAAATCGACATCGGCCCGCTGATTCAGTTGCACATGACGCGCTGCATTCTGTGCTACCGCTGCGTGTACACCGCCGACCAGCTGACCGACAAGCGCGTGCACGGCGTACTGGGCCGCGGCGACGCCGCTGAAATCGGCACCTACATCGAGAACATCATCGACAACGACTTCTCCGGCAACGTTATCGACGTATGCCCGGTAGGCGCTCTGACCGATAAAACATTCCGCTTTAAGCAGCGCGTTTGGTTCACGAAGCCCGTGAATGCGCACCGCGACTGTGAGAACGAGAAGTGTGGAGGCCGCGTGGTACTCTGGTACAAAGGCAAAGACGTGCTCCGCGTAACGGCCCGCAAGGACGAGTACGGCGAGGTAAAAGAGTGGATCTGCAACACCTGCCGTTTCGACAAAAAGGAAACCGCTGACTGGACCATCGAAGGCCCGGCTCACATCGACCGTTCTTCGGTAATTTCGGCCAACCACTATGAGCTGCCGGTGGTGAACCCGCAGGTTATTGCCGATTTGCCCGAGAGCTCCGTGCGGGATCTGGAGCAGAATCCACCCATGAAACTGGGTAACTAA
- a CDS encoding NADH-quinone oxidoreductase subunit B codes for MDNRVPEIKTVEAPEGIEGAGFFATSLEKVVGIARANSLWPLPFATSCCGIEFMATMGSHYDISRFGSERPSFSPRQADLLMVMGTIAKKMAPIVKQVYEQMAEPRWVLAMGACACSGGIFDSYSVLQGIDRIIPVDVYVPGCPPRPEQVLDGLMRVQDLAKNESMRRRNSPEYQALLASYNIK; via the coding sequence ATGGATAATAGAGTTCCTGAAATCAAAACTGTAGAGGCACCGGAAGGCATTGAGGGTGCAGGCTTTTTTGCCACGTCGCTGGAGAAAGTAGTGGGCATTGCCCGCGCCAACTCCCTGTGGCCCTTGCCCTTTGCTACTTCGTGCTGCGGTATCGAGTTCATGGCTACCATGGGCTCGCACTATGATATTTCCCGCTTCGGCTCGGAGCGCCCTTCGTTTTCGCCTCGGCAGGCCGACCTGCTGATGGTGATGGGTACCATTGCCAAGAAGATGGCGCCCATTGTAAAGCAGGTATATGAGCAAATGGCCGAGCCCCGCTGGGTACTGGCCATGGGCGCCTGCGCCTGCTCCGGCGGTATTTTCGATAGCTACTCTGTGCTGCAGGGCATCGACCGGATTATCCCGGTAGACGTGTACGTGCCCGGCTGCCCGCCCCGCCCCGAGCAGGTGCTGGATGGCCTGATGCGCGTGCAGGATCTGGCCAAAAATGAATCGATGCGCCGCCGCAACTCGCCCGAGTATCAGGCCCTGCTGGCGTCTTATAACATTAAGTAA
- the nuoH gene encoding NADH-quinone oxidoreductase subunit NuoH, which produces MIEIPTLGWQSIVIFVVFALSLLIATYCTYAERVIAAFLQDRVGPDRAGPYGLAQPLADAVKMFTKEEFFPGGANKALFIFGPCLAMTTALMSSAVIPFGNNVSFGNNLFFLQGIEVNIGMLWIFGVVSLGVYGVMIGGWASNNKFSLLGAIRAASQNISYELAMGMSLIAVLMISGTLSLREITLQQSIAGEWHFWNIVKQPLGFIIFLVCAFAETNRTPFDLPECETELVGGYHTEYSSMKLGLYLFSEYVNIFVVSAVMSVLYFGGFNFPFQYELRDWLVSNHDWTLASAQNLITFLGTAGLFLKIFAFIFFFMWIRWTLPRFRYDQLMRLGWTILIPLAVINILITGGLILFGVI; this is translated from the coding sequence ATGATAGAAATACCAACCCTGGGCTGGCAATCCATCGTCATCTTCGTTGTATTCGCGCTTTCGCTGCTGATTGCTACATATTGCACTTACGCTGAGCGGGTCATTGCCGCGTTTCTGCAGGACCGCGTAGGCCCGGACCGTGCCGGCCCCTATGGCTTGGCCCAACCCCTGGCCGATGCCGTGAAGATGTTCACGAAGGAAGAATTTTTCCCCGGTGGCGCCAATAAGGCCCTGTTCATCTTTGGCCCCTGCCTGGCCATGACCACGGCTCTGATGTCGTCGGCGGTTATTCCGTTCGGCAACAACGTGAGCTTTGGCAACAACCTTTTCTTCCTGCAGGGTATTGAGGTGAACATCGGCATGCTGTGGATTTTCGGCGTGGTTTCGCTGGGGGTTTATGGTGTGATGATTGGCGGCTGGGCTTCCAACAACAAGTTCTCCCTGCTGGGCGCTATCCGGGCGGCTTCGCAGAACATCAGCTACGAGCTGGCCATGGGCATGTCGCTGATTGCGGTGCTGATGATTTCCGGCACCTTGTCGCTGCGCGAAATCACCCTACAGCAGTCCATTGCCGGTGAATGGCATTTCTGGAACATCGTGAAGCAGCCTTTGGGCTTTATCATCTTCCTGGTGTGCGCTTTCGCGGAAACCAACCGTACGCCTTTTGACTTGCCCGAGTGCGAAACGGAGCTGGTAGGCGGCTATCACACGGAGTATTCCTCCATGAAGCTGGGCCTGTACCTGTTCTCGGAGTACGTGAACATCTTCGTGGTTTCGGCCGTGATGAGCGTGCTGTACTTCGGCGGCTTCAACTTTCCCTTCCAGTACGAGCTGCGCGACTGGCTGGTGAGCAACCACGACTGGACGCTAGCTTCGGCGCAGAACCTGATTACCTTCCTGGGTACGGCGGGTCTGTTCCTGAAGATCTTTGCCTTTATCTTCTTCTTCATGTGGATTCGCTGGACTCTCCCGCGCTTCCGCTACGACCAACTGATGCGCCTGGGCTGGACCATTCTCATTCCGCTGGCCGTGATAAACATCCTCATCACCGGCGG
- a CDS encoding NADH-quinone oxidoreductase subunit A — protein MLLAVTSNYQPSDFLPIIVQFVLAIAFVAFSMIASHLIGPRRKSRVKDEAFECGIESVGNARTPISVKYFLTAILFVLFDVEVIFMYPWAVNFRELGKTGFYEMIVFLALLMAGFAYVIKKGVLRWNEAR, from the coding sequence ATGCTTCTTGCTGTAACCTCCAATTACCAGCCCTCTGACTTTCTGCCGATTATCGTGCAGTTTGTGCTGGCTATAGCCTTCGTGGCTTTTTCCATGATTGCCTCTCACCTCATCGGTCCGCGCCGCAAGAGCCGCGTGAAGGATGAAGCCTTTGAGTGCGGCATCGAATCGGTGGGCAATGCGCGCACGCCTATTTCGGTGAAGTACTTCCTCACAGCCATTCTATTTGTGCTGTTTGATGTGGAAGTCATCTTCATGTACCCCTGGGCCGTGAACTTCCGGGAGCTGGGCAAAACCGGCTTCTACGAAATGATTGTATTCCTGGCTTTGCTGATGGCGGGCTTTGCCTACGTTATCAAAAAAGGCGTCCTGCGCTGGAATGAAGCCCGTTAG
- a CDS encoding NADH-quinone oxidoreductase subunit C, with product MAEQNEESPAAQETAAALDPAAQQNAQLLALLHRLFGADAFTDVEEPYGMLTVTTTRERIHDIIAGLQQDQELQLNFLTTMCGMHWPEREGQELGIVYMLHSLVHNIRLRLKIFFPIADPVVPTMTDIYGTANWMEREAYDFYGILFPGHPNLIRILNVEDMDYYPMRKEYALEDGTREDKTDLFFGR from the coding sequence ATGGCTGAACAGAACGAAGAATCTCCCGCTGCCCAGGAAACTGCCGCGGCACTGGACCCGGCCGCGCAGCAAAACGCGCAGCTGCTGGCTTTGCTGCACCGCTTGTTTGGGGCCGATGCCTTTACCGATGTAGAGGAGCCCTACGGCATGCTGACGGTGACCACCACGCGTGAGCGGATTCATGACATCATTGCCGGCCTTCAGCAGGACCAGGAATTGCAGCTCAACTTCCTCACCACCATGTGCGGCATGCACTGGCCGGAGCGCGAAGGACAGGAGCTGGGCATAGTGTACATGCTGCACAGCCTGGTGCACAACATCCGCCTGCGCCTGAAGATTTTCTTCCCCATTGCCGACCCGGTGGTGCCCACCATGACGGACATCTACGGCACGGCCAACTGGATGGAGCGCGAAGCCTATGATTTCTACGGCATCCTGTTCCCGGGCCATCCTAACCTCATTCGCATCCTCAACGTGGAGGATATGGACTACTACCCCATGCGCAAGGAGTACGCGCTGGAAGATGGTACCCGCGAAGACAAAACTGACCTTTTCTTCGGCCGCTAG
- the nuoD gene encoding NADH dehydrogenase (quinone) subunit D produces the protein MHPAVNDFNQELTTLNLGPTHPATHGIFQNILQMDGERIISGVPTIGYIHRAFEKIAERRPFYQITPLTDRMNYCSSPINNMGWHMTVEKLLGVTVPTRAQYMRVIVMELARITDHLICNSILGVDTGAFTGFLYVFQEREKVYEIYEEICGARLTTNMGRVGGMERDFTPVALQKLRDWLKTFPAVMREFEKMFNRNRIFMDRTQNVGGITAEKALNYGFTGPNLRAAGVDYDVRVMNPYSSYQDFDFEIPVGTNGDTYDRFMVRNEEIWQSLRIINQALENLPEGPFHADAPHYYLPPKQAVYQNMEALIYHFKIIMGEIEAPVGEVYHSVEGGNGELGFYLVSDGGRTPYRLHFRRPCFIYYQAYPEMVVGSTLSDAIVTLSSMNVIAGELDA, from the coding sequence ATGCACCCGGCCGTCAACGACTTCAACCAGGAGCTGACTACGCTGAACCTGGGCCCCACGCACCCCGCTACCCACGGCATCTTCCAGAACATTCTGCAGATGGACGGGGAGCGGATTATTTCGGGCGTGCCCACCATCGGCTACATCCACCGCGCCTTCGAGAAGATTGCCGAGCGCCGGCCCTTCTACCAGATTACGCCCCTGACGGACCGCATGAACTATTGTTCGTCGCCCATCAACAACATGGGCTGGCACATGACGGTAGAGAAGCTGCTGGGCGTTACGGTGCCCACCCGCGCCCAGTACATGCGCGTGATTGTGATGGAGCTGGCTCGGATTACCGACCACCTCATCTGCAACTCCATTCTGGGGGTAGATACCGGCGCTTTCACGGGCTTCCTGTATGTGTTTCAGGAGCGCGAGAAGGTGTATGAGATTTACGAGGAAATCTGCGGCGCCCGCCTCACTACCAACATGGGCCGCGTGGGCGGTATGGAGCGCGACTTTACGCCCGTAGCCCTGCAGAAGCTGCGCGACTGGCTGAAGACCTTCCCGGCCGTGATGCGGGAGTTTGAGAAGATGTTTAACCGCAACCGCATCTTCATGGACCGCACCCAGAACGTGGGCGGTATCACGGCGGAGAAGGCGCTGAACTACGGCTTCACGGGCCCCAACCTGCGCGCCGCCGGCGTCGACTACGACGTGCGGGTGATGAACCCCTACTCCTCTTATCAGGATTTCGACTTTGAAATTCCGGTGGGCACCAACGGCGATACTTACGACCGTTTCATGGTGCGCAACGAGGAAATCTGGCAGAGCCTGCGCATTATCAATCAAGCCCTGGAAAACCTGCCCGAAGGCCCCTTCCACGCCGATGCCCCGCATTATTACCTGCCGCCCAAGCAGGCCGTGTACCAGAACATGGAGGCTCTCATCTACCACTTCAAAATCATCATGGGTGAGATTGAAGCGCCGGTGGGTGAAGTGTACCACTCCGTGGAAGGCGGCAACGGCGAGCTGGGCTTCTACCTCGTTTCCGACGGGGGTCGCACGCCCTACCGCCTGCATTTCCGCCGCCCTTGCTTTATCTACTACCAGGCTTACCCCGAAATGGTGGTGGGCTCAACCCTCTCCGACGCCATCGTGACTCTGTCATCGATGAACGTTATTGCCGGCGAGCTGGACGCGTAG
- a CDS encoding Uma2 family endonuclease, whose amino-acid sequence MAHPQSPMRRYTLEEYQALEEVSEQRHEFFEGEVYGMSGATPRHNLIAQNCAFALRQAVRGKGCRVFLEGVQLAVQAGHYHTYPDVMVTCDADDLAAERTMHHPVLIIEILSPSTADHDRSWKFNQYKQLSSLQHYLLVSQHTCLVEWFRREESGVWSFTPLGELTDTLKIPELDAMLRVQDIYDEIDITPMRAQPPAEL is encoded by the coding sequence ATGGCACATCCTCAATCCCCAATGCGGCGCTACACCTTGGAAGAATACCAGGCGCTGGAAGAGGTTTCGGAGCAGCGACACGAGTTTTTTGAGGGGGAGGTGTATGGCATGTCGGGGGCTACTCCCCGGCACAACCTAATTGCGCAGAACTGCGCCTTTGCCCTGCGACAGGCAGTGCGTGGCAAAGGTTGCCGGGTATTTCTGGAAGGGGTGCAACTGGCCGTTCAGGCAGGCCACTATCATACCTATCCGGATGTGATGGTTACCTGTGATGCCGACGATCTGGCAGCTGAGCGCACCATGCACCATCCGGTACTCATCATTGAAATCCTCTCGCCCTCCACCGCCGACCACGACCGGAGTTGGAAATTCAATCAATACAAACAGCTATCCTCATTGCAGCACTACCTGCTGGTTTCTCAGCACACCTGCCTGGTAGAGTGGTTCCGGCGTGAGGAAAGCGGCGTGTGGTCCTTCACCCCGCTGGGCGAACTGACCGATACACTGAAAATCCCGGAGCTGGATGCTATGCTGCGTGTACAGGATATTTATGATGAAATAGACATTACGCCGATGCGGGCGCAGCCGCCAGCGGAGTTATAG